A single Vidua chalybeata isolate OUT-0048 chromosome 20, bVidCha1 merged haplotype, whole genome shotgun sequence DNA region contains:
- the LOC128798334 gene encoding uncharacterized protein LOC128798334 isoform X2, translated as MGRAGAMCDGGVLMTALVLLLAAVAVWWALGRWQPRRRQTRTPKRRKRPGVRPRGSRRNRGAPAAPRPSRPRPTPRQRPGAPASPLDGSCSCGPCVAVAQQLQELMSLLWARNGTSVPLYDGMWQALWEELEELVKRGHLPCCGSPSSFRSPHPMRRQLPGSFSIPGRASSLARMAQQQTPAIPARSSGCQGTSILPGASAISDSLHPSERLSETCQRAEGAEPVDRSPSSPGPVDVNNTGATLSADVARESPRVQVGAQPDAGEPSQEQVAEQQVSCSRQLPAHGSQDAVPAGNSPCLVEEAILQRPGDLHLLEAALTQPPTTGKALTEAAPGTPLCDTSGCSPGRPEEQSPAQDAGASDGAAAPRCPAAPAAACACCPGPALPLTGPTAAGRGPLPGAQQEAGQKKELQELYLLGPQLGSGGFGTVFSGTRLSDGSPVAIKHVARESVLQWDERPDGSRVPMEIVLMEKVGSGCRSIIQLLDWFELPDSFVLVLERPERSQDLLQLLQQQEFLSEEAARWLFCQVLEAVRHCTACGVLHRDIKPENLLVDPESGDLKLIDFGCGTFLQERAFTQFAGTRTYCPPEWICQGRYHGHAATIWSLGVLLYVMVCGCLPFEDDREILLGELIFRPQVSPECRHLIRWCLAQHPADRPQLDQILRHPWVWAGCL; from the exons ATGGGACGTGCCGGAGCCATGTGTGACGGTGGCGTCCTCATGACCGcgcttgtcctgctgctggccgcTGTGGCTGTCTGGTGGGCCCTTGGCCGCTGGCAACCACGGAGGCGGCAGACAAGGACACCAAAGAGGCGCAAGCGCCCCGGGGTCCGGCCCAGAGGCTCACGGAGGAACCGAGGAGCCCCTGCGGCTCCCAGGCCCTCCAGGCCTCGGCCGACCCCTCGCCAGCGGCCAGGTGCTCCCGCCAGCCCCCTGGACGGCTCCTGCAGCTGCGGCCCCTGCGTGGCAGTGGCCcaacagctgcaggaactgaTGAGCTTGCTCTGGGCTCGCAATGGGACATCTGTGCCGCTCTACGATGGGATGTGGCAGGCCTTGTGGGAAGAACTGGAGGAGCTGGTGAAGCGAggccacctgccctgctgtggctcgcccagctccttcaggagCCCCCATCCCATGAggaggcagctcccaggaagcttctccatccctgggagagcCTCAAGCCTTGCAAGGATGGCGCAGCAGCAGACACCCGCCATCCCTGCAAGAAGCTCAGGCTGTCAGGGAACGTCCATCCTGCCTGGAGCCTCGGCTATCTCTGACAGCCTCCATCCCTCAGAGAGGCTCAGTGAGACCTGTCAGCGGGCAGAAGGTGCAGAGCCCGTGGACAGGTCTCCCAGCTCCCCTGGACCCGTCGACGTCAACAACACGGGCGCAACCCTGAGCGCTGACGTGGCCAGGGAAAGCCCGCGAGTCCAGGTGGGAGCCCAGCCCGATGCAGGGGAGCCATCTCAGGAGCAGGTGGCGGAGCAGCAAGTGTCCTGCAGCCGGCAGTTGCCGGCCCACGGCTCCCAGGACGCTGTGCCGGCGGGCAACAGCCCGTGCCTGGTGGAGGAGGCGATCCTCCAGAGACCTGGAGACCTCCATCTCCTGGAAGCTGCTCTGACACAGCCACCGACTACCGGGAAGGCCCTAACAGAAG ctgctcctgggaccCCCCTGTGCGACACCTCGGGCTGCAGCCCCGGCCGTCCAGAAGAGCAGAGTCCGGCCCAGGACGCCGGGGCCAGCGACGGTGCCGCCGCGCCCCGCTGCCCCGCGGCTCCTGCAGCCGCCTGTGCGTGCTGCCCCGGCCCAGCCCTGCCGCTCACCGGCCCGACGGCTGCAGGGCGGGGGCCGCTGCCCGGCGCgcagcaggaagcag GGCAaaagaaggagctgcaggagctgtaccTGCTGGGCCCGCAGCTGGGGAGCGGTGGCTTCGGCACCGTTTTCTCGGGGACCCGCCTCTCGGACGGGAGCCCG GTGGCCATCAAGCACGTGGCCCGGGAGAGCGTCCTGCAGTGGGACGAGCGG CCCGACGGCAGCCGTGTTCCAATGGAGATCGTGCTGATGGAGAAGGTGGGCTCTGGCTGCCGCAGCATCATCCAGCTCCTGGACTGGTTCGAGCTGCCTGACAGCTtcgtgctggtgctggagcgcCCGGAGCGATCGCAGgatctcctgcagctcctgcagcagcaggagttccTGAGCGAGGAGGCGGCGCGCTGGCTTTtctgccaggtgctggaggccgtgcggCACTGCACCGCCTGCGGCGTCCTGCACCGGGACATCAAGCCAGAGAACCTCCTCGTGGACCCGGAGAGTGGCGACCTGAAGCTCATCGACTTCGGTTGCGGCACCTTCCTCCAGGAGCGGGCCTTCACTCAATTTGCCG GAACACGCACGTACTGCCCACCCGAGTGGATCTGCCAGGGCCGCTACCACGGCCATGCGGCGACCATCTggtccctgggggtgctgctctATGTCATGGTCTGCGGGTGCCTCCCCTTCGAGGACGACCGTGAGATCCTGCTGGGGGAGCTTATCTTCAGGCCGCAGGTCTCTCCAG AGTGCCGACACCTGATCCGCTGGTGTTTGGCCCAGCACCCCGCCGACCGGCCGCAGCTGGACCAGATCTTGCGCCACCCTTGGGTGTGGGCCGGCTGCCTTTGA
- the LOC128798335 gene encoding myosin light chain kinase 3-like isoform X1 encodes MGRAGAMCDGGVLMTALVLLLAAVAVWWALGRWQPRRRQTRTPKRRKRPGVRPRGSRRNRGAPAAPRPSRPRPTPRQRPGAPASPLDGSCSCGPCVAVAQQLQELMSLLWARNGTSVPLYDGMWQALWEELEELVKRGHLPCCGSPSSFRSPHPMRRQLPGSFSIPGRASSLARMAQQQTPAIPARSSGCQGTSILPGASAISDSLHPSERLSETCQRAEGAEPVDRSPSSPGPVDVNNTGATLSADVARESPRVQVGAQPDAGEPSQEQVAEQQVSCSRQLPAHGSQDAVPAGNSPCLVEEAILQRPGDLHLLEAALTQPPTTGKALTEAAPGTPLCDTSGCSPGRPEEQSPAQDAGASDGAAAPRCPAAPAAACACCPGPALPLTGPTAAGRGPLPGAQQEAGQKKELQELYLLGPQLGSGGFGTVFSGTRLSDGSPVAIKHVARESVLQWDERVSERGLRARAGRGGQGAAEAQGSSSWPAGGIVFSSQPDGSRVPMEIVLMEKVGSGCRSIIQLLDWFELPDSFVLVLERPERSQDLLQLLQQQEFLSEEAARWLFCQVLEAVRHCTACGVLHRDIKPENLLVDPESGDLKLIDFGCGTFLQERAFTQFAGTRTYCPPEWICQGRYHGHAATIWSLGVLLYVMVCGCLPFEDDREILLGELIFRPQVSPECRHLIRWCLAQHPADRPQLDQIFRHPWVWAGCL; translated from the exons ATGGGACGTGCCGGAGCCATGTGTGACGGTGGCGTCCTCATGACCGcgcttgtcctgctgctggccgcTGTGGCTGTCTGGTGGGCCCTTGGCCGCTGGCAACCACGGAGGCGGCAGACAAGGACACCAAAGAGGCGCAAGCGCCCCGGGGTCCGGCCCAGAGGCTCACGGAGGAACCGAGGAGCCCCTGCGGCTCCCAGGCCCTCCAGGCCTCGGCCGACCCCTCGCCAGCGGCCAGGTGCTCCCGCCAGCCCCCTGGACGGCTCCTGCAGCTGCGGCCCCTGCGTGGCAGTGGCCcaacagctgcaggaactgaTGAGCTTGCTCTGGGCTCGCAATGGGACATCTGTGCCGCTCTACGATGGGATGTGGCAGGCCTTGTGGGAAGAACTGGAGGAGCTGGTGAAGCGAggccacctgccctgctgtggctcgcccagctccttcaggagCCCCCATCCCATGAggaggcagctcccaggaagcttctccatccctgggagagcCTCAAGCCTTGCAAGGATGGCGCAGCAGCAGACACCCGCCATCCCTGCAAGAAGCTCAGGCTGTCAGGGAACGTCCATCCTGCCTGGAGCCTCGGCTATCTCTGACAGCCTCCATCCCTCAGAGAGGCTCAGTGAGACCTGTCAGCGGGCAGAAGGTGCAGAGCCCGTGGACAGGTCTCCCAGCTCCCCTGGACCCGTCGACGTCAACAACACGGGCGCAACCCTGAGCGCTGACGTGGCCAGGGAAAGCCCGCGAGTCCAGGTGGGAGCCCAGCCCGATGCAGGGGAGCCATCTCAGGAGCAGGTGGCGGAGCAGCAAGTGTCCTGCAGCCGGCAGTTGCCGGCCCACGGCTCCCAGGACGCTGTGCCGGCGGGCAACAGCCCGTGCCTGGTGGAGGAGGCGATCCTCCAGAGACCTGGAGACCTCCATCTCCTGGAAGCTGCTCTGACACAGCCACCGACTACCGGGAAGGCCCTAACAGAAG ctgctcctgggaccCCCCTGTGCGACACCTCGGGCTGCAGCCCCGGCCGTCCAGAAGAGCAGAGTCCGGCCCAGGACGCCGGGGCCAGCGACGGTGCCGCCGCGCCCCGCTGCCCCGCGGCTCCTGCAGCCGCCTGTGCGTGCTGCCCCGGCCCAGCCCTGCCGCTCACCGGCCCGACGGCTGCAGGGCGGGGGCCGCTGCCCGGCGCgcagcaggaagcag GGCAaaagaaggagctgcaggagctgtaccTGCTGGGCCCGCAGCTGGGGAGCGGTGGCTTCGGCACCGTTTTCTCGGGGACCCGCCTCTCGGACGGGAGCCCG GTGGCCATCAAGCACGTGGCCCGGGAGAGCGTCCTGCAGTGGGACGAGCGGGTGAGTGAGCGGGGCCTGCGGGCCAGAGCGGGTCGTGGCGGGCAGGGGGCAGCGGAGGCACAGGGTAGCTCCAGCTGGCCTGCTGGAGGCATTGTCTTTTCCTCACAGCCCGACGGCAGCCGTGTTCCAATGGAGATCGTGCTGATGGAGAAGGTGGGCTCTGGCTGCCGCAGCATCATCCAGCTCCTGGACTGGTTCGAGCTGCCTGACAGCTtcgtgctggtgctggagcgcCCGGAGCGATCGCAGgatctcctgcagctcctgcagcagcaggagttccTGAGCGAGGAGGCGGCGCGCTGGCTTTtctgccaggtgctggaggccgtgcggCACTGCACCGCCTGCGGCGTCCTGCACCGGGACATCAAGCCAGAGAACCTCCTCGTGGACCCGGAGAGTGGCGACCTGAAGCTCATCGACTTCGGTTGCGGCACCTTCCTCCAGGAGCGGGCCTTCACTCAATTTGCCG GAACACGCACGTACTGCCCACCCGAGTGGATCTGCCAGGGCCGCTACCACGGCCATGCGGCGACCATCTggtccctgggggtgctgctctATGTCATGGTCTGCGGGTGCCTCCCCTTCGAGGACGACCGTGAGATCCTGCTGGGGGAGCTTATCTTCAGGCCGCAGGTCTCTCCAG AGTGCCGACACCTGATCCGCTGGTGTTTGGCCCAGCACCCCGCCGACCGGCCGCAGCTGGACCAGATCTTCCGCCACCCTTGGGTGTGGGCCGGCTGCCTTTGA
- the LOC128798335 gene encoding uncharacterized protein LOC128798335 isoform X2: MGRAGAMCDGGVLMTALVLLLAAVAVWWALGRWQPRRRQTRTPKRRKRPGVRPRGSRRNRGAPAAPRPSRPRPTPRQRPGAPASPLDGSCSCGPCVAVAQQLQELMSLLWARNGTSVPLYDGMWQALWEELEELVKRGHLPCCGSPSSFRSPHPMRRQLPGSFSIPGRASSLARMAQQQTPAIPARSSGCQGTSILPGASAISDSLHPSERLSETCQRAEGAEPVDRSPSSPGPVDVNNTGATLSADVARESPRVQVGAQPDAGEPSQEQVAEQQVSCSRQLPAHGSQDAVPAGNSPCLVEEAILQRPGDLHLLEAALTQPPTTGKALTEAAPGTPLCDTSGCSPGRPEEQSPAQDAGASDGAAAPRCPAAPAAACACCPGPALPLTGPTAAGRGPLPGAQQEAGQKKELQELYLLGPQLGSGGFGTVFSGTRLSDGSPVAIKHVARESVLQWDERPDGSRVPMEIVLMEKVGSGCRSIIQLLDWFELPDSFVLVLERPERSQDLLQLLQQQEFLSEEAARWLFCQVLEAVRHCTACGVLHRDIKPENLLVDPESGDLKLIDFGCGTFLQERAFTQFAGTRTYCPPEWICQGRYHGHAATIWSLGVLLYVMVCGCLPFEDDREILLGELIFRPQVSPECRHLIRWCLAQHPADRPQLDQIFRHPWVWAGCL; the protein is encoded by the exons ATGGGACGTGCCGGAGCCATGTGTGACGGTGGCGTCCTCATGACCGcgcttgtcctgctgctggccgcTGTGGCTGTCTGGTGGGCCCTTGGCCGCTGGCAACCACGGAGGCGGCAGACAAGGACACCAAAGAGGCGCAAGCGCCCCGGGGTCCGGCCCAGAGGCTCACGGAGGAACCGAGGAGCCCCTGCGGCTCCCAGGCCCTCCAGGCCTCGGCCGACCCCTCGCCAGCGGCCAGGTGCTCCCGCCAGCCCCCTGGACGGCTCCTGCAGCTGCGGCCCCTGCGTGGCAGTGGCCcaacagctgcaggaactgaTGAGCTTGCTCTGGGCTCGCAATGGGACATCTGTGCCGCTCTACGATGGGATGTGGCAGGCCTTGTGGGAAGAACTGGAGGAGCTGGTGAAGCGAggccacctgccctgctgtggctcgcccagctccttcaggagCCCCCATCCCATGAggaggcagctcccaggaagcttctccatccctgggagagcCTCAAGCCTTGCAAGGATGGCGCAGCAGCAGACACCCGCCATCCCTGCAAGAAGCTCAGGCTGTCAGGGAACGTCCATCCTGCCTGGAGCCTCGGCTATCTCTGACAGCCTCCATCCCTCAGAGAGGCTCAGTGAGACCTGTCAGCGGGCAGAAGGTGCAGAGCCCGTGGACAGGTCTCCCAGCTCCCCTGGACCCGTCGACGTCAACAACACGGGCGCAACCCTGAGCGCTGACGTGGCCAGGGAAAGCCCGCGAGTCCAGGTGGGAGCCCAGCCCGATGCAGGGGAGCCATCTCAGGAGCAGGTGGCGGAGCAGCAAGTGTCCTGCAGCCGGCAGTTGCCGGCCCACGGCTCCCAGGACGCTGTGCCGGCGGGCAACAGCCCGTGCCTGGTGGAGGAGGCGATCCTCCAGAGACCTGGAGACCTCCATCTCCTGGAAGCTGCTCTGACACAGCCACCGACTACCGGGAAGGCCCTAACAGAAG ctgctcctgggaccCCCCTGTGCGACACCTCGGGCTGCAGCCCCGGCCGTCCAGAAGAGCAGAGTCCGGCCCAGGACGCCGGGGCCAGCGACGGTGCCGCCGCGCCCCGCTGCCCCGCGGCTCCTGCAGCCGCCTGTGCGTGCTGCCCCGGCCCAGCCCTGCCGCTCACCGGCCCGACGGCTGCAGGGCGGGGGCCGCTGCCCGGCGCgcagcaggaagcag GGCAaaagaaggagctgcaggagctgtaccTGCTGGGCCCGCAGCTGGGGAGCGGTGGCTTCGGCACCGTTTTCTCGGGGACCCGCCTCTCGGACGGGAGCCCG GTGGCCATCAAGCACGTGGCCCGGGAGAGCGTCCTGCAGTGGGACGAGCGG CCCGACGGCAGCCGTGTTCCAATGGAGATCGTGCTGATGGAGAAGGTGGGCTCTGGCTGCCGCAGCATCATCCAGCTCCTGGACTGGTTCGAGCTGCCTGACAGCTtcgtgctggtgctggagcgcCCGGAGCGATCGCAGgatctcctgcagctcctgcagcagcaggagttccTGAGCGAGGAGGCGGCGCGCTGGCTTTtctgccaggtgctggaggccgtgcggCACTGCACCGCCTGCGGCGTCCTGCACCGGGACATCAAGCCAGAGAACCTCCTCGTGGACCCGGAGAGTGGCGACCTGAAGCTCATCGACTTCGGTTGCGGCACCTTCCTCCAGGAGCGGGCCTTCACTCAATTTGCCG GAACACGCACGTACTGCCCACCCGAGTGGATCTGCCAGGGCCGCTACCACGGCCATGCGGCGACCATCTggtccctgggggtgctgctctATGTCATGGTCTGCGGGTGCCTCCCCTTCGAGGACGACCGTGAGATCCTGCTGGGGGAGCTTATCTTCAGGCCGCAGGTCTCTCCAG AGTGCCGACACCTGATCCGCTGGTGTTTGGCCCAGCACCCCGCCGACCGGCCGCAGCTGGACCAGATCTTCCGCCACCCTTGGGTGTGGGCCGGCTGCCTTTGA
- the LOC128798334 gene encoding myosin light chain kinase 3-like isoform X1 → MGRAGAMCDGGVLMTALVLLLAAVAVWWALGRWQPRRRQTRTPKRRKRPGVRPRGSRRNRGAPAAPRPSRPRPTPRQRPGAPASPLDGSCSCGPCVAVAQQLQELMSLLWARNGTSVPLYDGMWQALWEELEELVKRGHLPCCGSPSSFRSPHPMRRQLPGSFSIPGRASSLARMAQQQTPAIPARSSGCQGTSILPGASAISDSLHPSERLSETCQRAEGAEPVDRSPSSPGPVDVNNTGATLSADVARESPRVQVGAQPDAGEPSQEQVAEQQVSCSRQLPAHGSQDAVPAGNSPCLVEEAILQRPGDLHLLEAALTQPPTTGKALTEAAPGTPLCDTSGCSPGRPEEQSPAQDAGASDGAAAPRCPAAPAAACACCPGPALPLTGPTAAGRGPLPGAQQEAGQKKELQELYLLGPQLGSGGFGTVFSGTRLSDGSPVAIKHVARESVLQWDERVSERGLRARAGRGGQGAAEAQGSSSWPAGGIVFSSQPDGSRVPMEIVLMEKVGSGCRSIIQLLDWFELPDSFVLVLERPERSQDLLQLLQQQEFLSEEAARWLFCQVLEAVRHCTACGVLHRDIKPENLLVDPESGDLKLIDFGCGTFLQERAFTQFAGTRTYCPPEWICQGRYHGHAATIWSLGVLLYVMVCGCLPFEDDREILLGELIFRPQVSPECRHLIRWCLAQHPADRPQLDQILRHPWVWAGCL, encoded by the exons ATGGGACGTGCCGGAGCCATGTGTGACGGTGGCGTCCTCATGACCGcgcttgtcctgctgctggccgcTGTGGCTGTCTGGTGGGCCCTTGGCCGCTGGCAACCACGGAGGCGGCAGACAAGGACACCAAAGAGGCGCAAGCGCCCCGGGGTCCGGCCCAGAGGCTCACGGAGGAACCGAGGAGCCCCTGCGGCTCCCAGGCCCTCCAGGCCTCGGCCGACCCCTCGCCAGCGGCCAGGTGCTCCCGCCAGCCCCCTGGACGGCTCCTGCAGCTGCGGCCCCTGCGTGGCAGTGGCCcaacagctgcaggaactgaTGAGCTTGCTCTGGGCTCGCAATGGGACATCTGTGCCGCTCTACGATGGGATGTGGCAGGCCTTGTGGGAAGAACTGGAGGAGCTGGTGAAGCGAggccacctgccctgctgtggctcgcccagctccttcaggagCCCCCATCCCATGAggaggcagctcccaggaagcttctccatccctgggagagcCTCAAGCCTTGCAAGGATGGCGCAGCAGCAGACACCCGCCATCCCTGCAAGAAGCTCAGGCTGTCAGGGAACGTCCATCCTGCCTGGAGCCTCGGCTATCTCTGACAGCCTCCATCCCTCAGAGAGGCTCAGTGAGACCTGTCAGCGGGCAGAAGGTGCAGAGCCCGTGGACAGGTCTCCCAGCTCCCCTGGACCCGTCGACGTCAACAACACGGGCGCAACCCTGAGCGCTGACGTGGCCAGGGAAAGCCCGCGAGTCCAGGTGGGAGCCCAGCCCGATGCAGGGGAGCCATCTCAGGAGCAGGTGGCGGAGCAGCAAGTGTCCTGCAGCCGGCAGTTGCCGGCCCACGGCTCCCAGGACGCTGTGCCGGCGGGCAACAGCCCGTGCCTGGTGGAGGAGGCGATCCTCCAGAGACCTGGAGACCTCCATCTCCTGGAAGCTGCTCTGACACAGCCACCGACTACCGGGAAGGCCCTAACAGAAG ctgctcctgggaccCCCCTGTGCGACACCTCGGGCTGCAGCCCCGGCCGTCCAGAAGAGCAGAGTCCGGCCCAGGACGCCGGGGCCAGCGACGGTGCCGCCGCGCCCCGCTGCCCCGCGGCTCCTGCAGCCGCCTGTGCGTGCTGCCCCGGCCCAGCCCTGCCGCTCACCGGCCCGACGGCTGCAGGGCGGGGGCCGCTGCCCGGCGCgcagcaggaagcag GGCAaaagaaggagctgcaggagctgtaccTGCTGGGCCCGCAGCTGGGGAGCGGTGGCTTCGGCACCGTTTTCTCGGGGACCCGCCTCTCGGACGGGAGCCCG GTGGCCATCAAGCACGTGGCCCGGGAGAGCGTCCTGCAGTGGGACGAGCGGGTGAGTGAGCGGGGCCTGCGGGCCAGAGCGGGTCGTGGCGGGCAGGGGGCAGCGGAGGCACAGGGTAGCTCCAGCTGGCCTGCTGGAGGCATTGTCTTTTCCTCACAGCCCGACGGCAGCCGTGTTCCAATGGAGATCGTGCTGATGGAGAAGGTGGGCTCTGGCTGCCGCAGCATCATCCAGCTCCTGGACTGGTTCGAGCTGCCTGACAGCTtcgtgctggtgctggagcgcCCGGAGCGATCGCAGgatctcctgcagctcctgcagcagcaggagttccTGAGCGAGGAGGCGGCGCGCTGGCTTTtctgccaggtgctggaggccgtgcggCACTGCACCGCCTGCGGCGTCCTGCACCGGGACATCAAGCCAGAGAACCTCCTCGTGGACCCGGAGAGTGGCGACCTGAAGCTCATCGACTTCGGTTGCGGCACCTTCCTCCAGGAGCGGGCCTTCACTCAATTTGCCG GAACACGCACGTACTGCCCACCCGAGTGGATCTGCCAGGGCCGCTACCACGGCCATGCGGCGACCATCTggtccctgggggtgctgctctATGTCATGGTCTGCGGGTGCCTCCCCTTCGAGGACGACCGTGAGATCCTGCTGGGGGAGCTTATCTTCAGGCCGCAGGTCTCTCCAG AGTGCCGACACCTGATCCGCTGGTGTTTGGCCCAGCACCCCGCCGACCGGCCGCAGCTGGACCAGATCTTGCGCCACCCTTGGGTGTGGGCCGGCTGCCTTTGA